The following are encoded in a window of Gramella sp. MT6 genomic DNA:
- a CDS encoding bifunctional alpha,alpha-trehalose-phosphate synthase (UDP-forming)/trehalose-phosphatase encodes MSKTIIISNRLPLQISIENGKLDVTPSVGGLATGLKSFHKDGDSVWIGWPGLTEEEIPADLKEDVQKKAREENCVAVHLTSNEIDGFYYGFSNRTIWPLFHYFMEYTESDDEYWRIYKQVNQKYADEILKHYEEGDVIWVHDYQLLLVPNMIREQRPEAVIGFFNHIPFPSYEVFRTLPWRDEVLKGVLGADLIGFHTYDYERHFLSSVSRILRHQVDFNEITLPDRIVKVDSFPMGIDYKKFEQAALDHFESTSADQSELQRRLDHHLEATPDAKMILSIDRLDYTKGIAHRIRAYEYFLDKNPEYIEKVRLVMLAVPSRSNVPQYRRLKREIDELVGRINGKFSTVSWTPIWYFYRSMPFNNLIDLYTTCDIALLTPIRDGMNLVAKEYIATRTNHTGVLILSEMAGAAHEMNEALIINPNNFEQVSEALKTAFEMPKEEQIERNKMLQKRLRRYSVEKWANDFMKALRATKENRDSFKSIRITPDISEDIMEQFRNAKRRVLFIDYDGTLVNFVDKPENARPDEDLKELIRSLNAQENTDVILISGRDKHTLGSWWKDVPVELISEHGVWMRQIDGEWELSENVKSEWMDAVRPVIENFVDRTPGTFIEEKNYSLAWHYRKADPELGEIRANELSTVLKELISNRGLSVLEGNKVLEIKSSDVNKGKASSKKLIGKDYDFIFAIGDDWTDEYMFQELPESSYTVKVGIKKTSARYYVEGTPKVRTLLEKFKENL; translated from the coding sequence ATGAGTAAAACAATCATTATTTCCAACCGATTACCACTGCAAATTTCAATTGAAAATGGCAAACTGGATGTTACTCCAAGTGTAGGAGGACTCGCAACTGGTTTAAAATCATTTCATAAGGATGGAGATAGTGTTTGGATTGGATGGCCCGGATTAACTGAAGAAGAAATACCTGCAGATCTTAAAGAAGATGTTCAGAAAAAAGCCAGAGAAGAGAATTGCGTGGCTGTTCATTTAACTTCAAATGAGATCGATGGTTTTTATTATGGTTTCAGCAACCGTACCATCTGGCCTCTTTTCCATTATTTTATGGAATATACAGAGTCTGATGATGAATACTGGAGAATCTACAAGCAGGTTAATCAGAAATATGCAGATGAGATCCTGAAGCATTATGAAGAAGGCGATGTTATCTGGGTACATGATTACCAATTGCTCTTAGTTCCAAACATGATAAGAGAACAAAGACCTGAAGCGGTTATTGGTTTCTTTAACCATATTCCATTTCCTTCTTACGAGGTCTTCAGAACTCTGCCATGGAGAGATGAAGTCTTAAAAGGGGTTCTTGGTGCAGACCTCATTGGTTTTCACACCTATGACTATGAACGTCACTTTTTAAGTTCGGTGAGTCGTATTTTGAGGCACCAGGTAGATTTTAATGAGATCACTTTGCCAGACAGAATTGTAAAGGTCGACTCATTCCCGATGGGGATAGATTATAAAAAATTTGAGCAGGCTGCCCTGGATCATTTTGAAAGTACCTCGGCAGATCAATCTGAATTGCAAAGAAGACTGGATCATCACCTGGAAGCAACACCAGATGCCAAGATGATCCTGAGCATAGACCGCCTGGATTACACCAAAGGTATTGCCCACAGGATTAGGGCTTACGAATATTTCCTGGATAAGAATCCTGAATATATTGAAAAAGTTAGACTTGTGATGCTCGCGGTGCCTTCAAGATCAAATGTTCCGCAGTATAGAAGATTAAAGAGGGAAATAGACGAACTGGTTGGTAGAATAAACGGTAAATTCTCGACAGTGAGTTGGACTCCAATCTGGTATTTCTATCGTTCCATGCCTTTCAATAACCTGATAGACCTTTATACTACCTGTGATATTGCACTGCTCACGCCTATTCGTGACGGTATGAACCTCGTAGCGAAAGAATATATTGCCACCAGGACAAATCACACCGGGGTTCTTATTCTAAGTGAAATGGCCGGTGCCGCTCACGAAATGAATGAAGCTCTAATAATAAACCCTAATAATTTCGAGCAGGTTTCAGAAGCTCTCAAAACAGCCTTTGAGATGCCTAAGGAGGAACAGATCGAGAGAAATAAAATGCTTCAGAAAAGGCTTCGAAGATATAGTGTTGAAAAATGGGCTAATGATTTTATGAAAGCTCTTCGGGCTACCAAAGAGAACCGTGATTCCTTTAAATCTATTAGAATCACACCAGATATTTCTGAAGATATCATGGAACAATTTAGAAATGCTAAAAGAAGAGTCCTCTTTATAGATTACGATGGTACCCTGGTGAATTTTGTGGATAAACCAGAAAACGCACGTCCAGATGAGGACCTAAAAGAATTGATACGATCTCTTAATGCGCAAGAGAATACCGATGTAATACTTATTAGTGGACGCGATAAACATACTTTGGGAAGCTGGTGGAAAGATGTTCCTGTAGAACTTATTTCTGAACATGGAGTCTGGATGAGGCAGATCGACGGGGAATGGGAATTATCTGAAAATGTAAAAAGTGAATGGATGGACGCCGTAAGACCTGTGATCGAAAATTTTGTAGACAGAACTCCCGGTACTTTTATCGAAGAGAAGAATTATTCACTGGCCTGGCATTATAGAAAAGCAGATCCGGAATTAGGTGAGATTCGTGCCAATGAACTTAGTACGGTGCTCAAAGAATTGATCTCCAACCGCGGTTTGAGTGTGCTAGAAGGAAATAAAGTACTGGAAATTAAAAGCAGCGATGTAAATAAAGGGAAAGCATCTTCAAAAAAACTGATCGGCAAGGACTATGATTTCATTTTTGCAATTGGAGACGACTGGACAGATGAATATATGTTCCAGGAATTACCTGAATCTTCCTATACTGTGAAGGTTGGTATTAAAAAAACCAGCGCCAGATATTACGTGGAAGGCACGCCTAAGGTTCGAACTTTACTTGAAAAATTCAAAGAAAATCTCTAG
- a CDS encoding YtxH domain-containing protein, whose translation MKSGKLLLGLVSGAVAGAVVGLLYAPKKGKDTRKAITEKGDDYIKGANKSIHDFTDSINHKVDALKARTKANLASSKSEEKINKAKAEMHDVAS comes from the coding sequence ATGAAATCAGGAAAATTGTTATTAGGATTAGTTTCCGGAGCTGTTGCAGGAGCAGTAGTTGGGCTTTTATACGCACCTAAAAAAGGAAAAGATACCCGTAAGGCTATCACTGAAAAAGGAGATGATTATATCAAAGGCGCTAACAAAAGTATCCACGACTTTACAGATTCAATAAATCATAAAGTAGACGCTCTTAAAGCCAGAACAAAAGCAAATTTAGCAAGTTCTAAATCTGAAGAGAAAATTAACAAGGCTAAAGCAGAAATGCACGACGTAGCGAGTTAA